In the Mytilus trossulus isolate FHL-02 chromosome 1, PNRI_Mtr1.1.1.hap1, whole genome shotgun sequence genome, one interval contains:
- the LOC134707510 gene encoding uncharacterized protein LOC134707510: MLWFILLSWLLFLKTESTLIQEDLPQAMIECLKTFDDRITTQQAAVHKFCWDFFNWENNSNYTNSIRPKIYEYVIRLLSPFFTMKPLGISKSIRKEYRRLTDREREDFHKAVRMLKQDTSVPPNKYDALADLHTFAVSPSAHRGPSFPGWHRIFLVLFEMAIKEMVPGVILPYWDSTLDSNMMIPEQSVMFSEHFAGNNMGYVTTGPYRDFIGPNTGPLHRNISGSGAAISTQYAANILSQTRTKDITYPTADDANCLEEAHNDVHDWIGGQMGEIDTSADDPLFYVHHAFIDYLWSLFRMSQKEKGINPEFDYPRTAYGEHHPLIDMKPFGYFRNIHGYSDYWTDHVYSYEYSPFCTPDQPTCKSKWLKCDTKNWRCISQHIPFQSDIEKAIPHDFVIDGEQKLDLWCFVTVQVFYGTFADHLHPSYKEPDILDFGHLNQKQLTHHECQQKDQNTIDIYVGSNGVSYSGQYLDFVVMDKNNPFATSRLNIAISNKDNSSSHISAHDSCGRLCSPVCLVVGSKPPEYKPCTGMLLHRNSSSDYCKTVTLDDTVVSYKSIPFIKFNCDKFGALFNEQNTKE, encoded by the exons ATGCTTTGGTTCATCCTTTTATCGTGGCTTCTTTTTCTGAAGACGGAATCAACGTTGATACAGGAAGATCTTCCACAGGCCATGATAGAATGTCTGAAAACTTTTGACGACCGAATCACTACACAACAAGCGGCAGTACACAAATTCTGTTGGGATTTTTTCAACTGGGAGAATAATTCTAACTACACTAATTCAATAAGGCCTAAAATCTATGAATATGTCATCAGACTGTTGTCACCATTTTTTACAATGAAACCACTGGGAATCTCTAAAAGTATAAGGAAGGAATATCGACGATTAACAGACAGAGAAAGAGAAGATTTTCATAAAGCTGTTCGGATGCTAAAACAAGATACT AGTGTTCCACCAAACAAATACGATGCATTAGCCGACCTCCATACCTTTGCAGTATCCCCTTCAGCTCACAGAGGACCAAGTTTTCCAGGCTGGCACAGGATATTCTTAGTGTT ATTTGAAATGGCTATAAAAGAAATGGTCCCTGGAGTTATCCTGCCATATTGGGATTCTACTCTTGATAGTAACATGATGATTCCAGAACAATCCGTTATGTTTTCTGAACATTTTGCAGGAAATAATATGGGTTATGTTACCACTGGTCCATATCGAGATTTTATTGGACCAAACACTGGTCCACTTCACAGAAATATAAGCGGAAGTGGTGCTGCGATATCTACCCAGTATGCAGCGAATATATTAAGTCAGACTCGAACAAAAGACATTACTTATCCAACGGCAGATGATGCTAATTGTTTAGAGGAAGCACACAACGATGTACATGACTGGATCGGGGGACAAATGGGAGAGATTGATACATCTGCAGACGACCCATTATTTTACGTTCACCATGCCTTTATAGATTATCTTTGGTCTCTTTTTAGAATGTCACAAAAAGAAAAGGGGATAAACCCCGAGTTTGATTATCCTAGGACTGCCTACGGGGAACATCATCCGTTAATTGATATGAAACCATTtggatattttagaaatatacaTGGTTACTCGGATTACTGGACAGATCATGTTTATAGTTATGAATATTCGCCTTTTTGCACTCCAGACCAGCCTACGTGCAAATCAAAATGGCTGAAATGCGACACGAAAAATTGGCGGTGCATTTCTCAACATATTCCTTTCCAATCTGATATAGAAAAAGCTATTCCGCATGATTTTGTGATTGATGGAGAACAAAAATTAGACTTGTGGTGTTTTGTGACTGTACAAGTTTTCTATGGCACATTTGCTGACCATTTACACCCCTCCTATAAGGAACCTGATATTCTTGATTTTGGACATCTTAATCAAAAACAACTTACACATCACGAGTGTCAACAGAAAGACCAGAATACAATTGATATCTATGTTGGATCAAATGGTGTATCATATAGTGGTCAATATTTAGACTTTGTGGTTATGGATAAAAACAATCCATTTGCAACCTCAAGGCTTAACATAGCCATATCGAATAAAGATAATTCATCCTCTCATATATCTGCGCATGATTCTTGCGGACGACTGTGTTCTCCCGTATGTCTTGTTGTCGGGTCTAAGCCACCAGAATATAAACCATGCACTGGAATGCTATTGCACAGAAATAGTTCGTCAGATTATTGCAAAACGGTAACTCTGGATGACACAGTTGTAAGCTACAAGTCTATAccgtttataaaatttaattgcgATAAATTTGGAGCCTTATTTAACGAGCAAAATACAAAGGAGTAG
- the LOC134711929 gene encoding tyrosinase-like protein 1 codes for MVEKMKILLVLTNQLILLIAILSKYGGEANIYQMPLPAHLISCLKNRTYGISPTEYPGEDVTTFCVQEHLWVDSKKIFPYEVAEDTSRWVLRLFEKGRREKEQILRIRKEYRMLTKSERNDYHRAVQLLKKDQSVLPNKYDAIVNFHRGDAIGSAHFGPAFPGWHRIFCLIFEEALREIIPTVTLPYWDSTLDSEMKNPEDSIIFSKLFIGNPDGLVTDGPYANWHHDKGGLLTRNVGAVGRPLDKKDLENILSRRYNHEILNPTAKELKYNLENHHGKGHSFVGGNMGRLRSAAEDPLFFSYHAFIDCIWEKFRIQQMSNGIDPSKDYPNTNDPLQHPYRLMDGFIHQNYTNIDGYSHHFTRDIYTCQEFPTCSPEYPDCGSFWLFCDQTKWVCISKSYKEHLNHLDSTPVVLNTVQNRFEINGRADMDAWVYLTVKVYVTRPPTVNFKSYAIRDGKASSTDVFSASHYQIMSDKIHPGNPKSYSRRRFNGSGMEKIFIQTDGLNYDGTSLEYAIIDERFAMAEGITYVPVKNPGYGVTKVLLTAFDSGGRLCRPFCKRSDTGEFEPCSGAVAIDSSSPLMFGETYADNILSRYEFKQEFPYSQDRGIFIIYYCDFQEVWPWDMSWSKDSC; via the exons ATGGTAGAGAAAATGAAG aTATTGTTAGTACTAACTAACCAGCTGATCTTATTAATTGCCATCCTTTCAAAATATGGTGGCGAGGCAAACATCTACCAAATGCCACTTCCGGCCCACTTGATCTCTTGTTTAAAGAATCGAACTTATGGTATCAGCCCAACGGAATATCCAGGTGAAGATGTTACAACGTTTTGTGTCCAGGAGCATCTATGGGTCgattcaaagaaaatattccCATATGAAGTGGCAGAGGATACATCACGTTGGGTTTTAAGGTTGTTTGAAAAAGGTCGGAGGGAGAAAGAGCAAATTTTGAGGATAAGAAAGGAATATAGAATGTTAACAAAAAGCGAGCGAAACGATTATCATAGGGCtgtacaattattgaaaaaagacCAG aGTGTATTGCCAAATAAATACGATGCTATAGTTAATTTTCACCGTGGAGACGCCATCGGAAGTGCACATTTTGGTCCAGCGTTCCCCGGATGGCAtcgaattttttgtttgat ATTCGAGGAAGCATTAAGGGAAATCATACCTACTGTTACCCTTCCGTATTGGGATTCTACGTTAGACAGTGAAATGAAAAACCCAGAAGATTctatcatattttcaaaattatttattggaAATCCCGATGGCTTAGTGACTGATGGGCCATATGCAAACTGGCATCACGATAAAGGAGGTCTTCTAACTCGCAATGTTGGAGCAGTTGGTCGACCATTGGATAAAAAAGACTTGGAAAATATATTGTCCAGAAGatataatcatgaaatattaaatCCTACCGCCAAGGAACTTAAATATAACTTAGAAAATCATCATGGAAAAGGTCATAGCTTCGTTGGTGGTAACATGGGTCGTTTGAGATCTGCTGCAGAAGACCCTTTATTTTTTAGTTACCATGCATTTATTGATTGCATATGGGAAAAATTTCGCATTCAACAAATGTCGAATGGTATTGACCCTTCAAAAGACTATCCAAACACCAATGACCCGTTACAGCATCCTTACAGGTTAATGGACGGATTTATACATCAGAATTATACAAACATAGATGGTTATAGCCATCACTTTACACGGGATATCTATACTTGTCAGGAATTTCCAACTTGTAGCCCGGAATATCCAGACTGTGGATCATTTTGGTTATTCTGTGATCAGACAAAATGGGTCTGCATCTCGAAAAGCTACAAAGAACATCTCAACCATTTAGATTCTACCCCTGTAGTTCTTAATACAGTTCAAAACAGATTTGAGATAAACGGACGGGCGGACATGGACGCTTGGGTGTATTTAACTGTTAAAGTATATGTAACGCGACCACCAACAGTTAACTTCAAATCATATGCGATACGAGATGGTAAAGCGTCAAGCACTGATGTGTTCTCTGCATCTCATTATCAAATAATGAGCGACAAAATACATCCGGGGAATCCAAAATCTTATTCAAGACGTAGATTTAATGGCTCTGGGATGGAGAAGATATTTATTCAAACAGACGGCTTAAACTACGACGGAACGTCACTAGAATACGCCATAATAGATGAAAGATTTGCTATGGCTGAGGGAATAACATATGTTCCAGTGAAAAACCCCGGCTATGGCGTAACAAAGGTTCTTCTTACAGCATTTGATTCCGGTGGAAGATTGTGTAGACCGTTCTGTAAGCGTTCCGATACAGGTGAGTTCGAGCCATGCTCGGGTGCTGTTGCCATTGATTCATCCAGTCCTCTGATGTTTGGGGAAACATATGCTGATAACATTCTTAGTCGATATGAGTTTAAACAGGAATTCCCTTACTCACAAGATCGAGGTATATTCATTATATACTATTGCGACTTTCAAGAGGTTTGGCCATGGGATATGTCTTGGAGTAAAGATAGTTgctga